A single genomic interval of Zunongwangia sp. HGR-M22 harbors:
- a CDS encoding SLC13 family permease has product MNNTLKSLILISGPLIFGIFQFSQPPAEMSPAAFDVLAITLWMAIWWVTEIIPIAATALLPIVLFPLSGVLDLGLTTASYGHKYVFLYMGGFILAVAIEKWNLHRRIALNIINLIGTNIKYIILGFMLATAFLSMWISNTATSVMMLPIGTAIINQLKDNPDTSENESKLFGKALMLAIAYSASIGGIGTLIGTPPNLVFAGIIEELYRIEISFLKWALLGIPISILLLAFCWKYLTSFAFSFKQTEFPGGKSEIKKLLSELGNISLQEKRVLIIFVLTAICWITRSFFLDNFLPNIDDTIIAMAAAICLFLVPSGKNKEKQKRLLNWEEAIKIPWGIILLFGGGMALARAFDNTGLANWIGEQLVNLENLPLFILLLILVSAMNFLTEVTSNTATTAMLLPILAPMALALNLHPYMLMVGATLAASCAFMLPVATPPNAVVFGSGHLKIADMMKTGFWLNIVSIILISLIVYFILPLLWDFDPFTIPKVFK; this is encoded by the coding sequence ATGAACAACACTTTAAAAAGCCTAATATTAATATCAGGTCCTTTAATTTTCGGAATATTTCAATTTTCACAACCTCCGGCAGAAATGTCTCCGGCAGCATTTGATGTTTTAGCGATTACATTATGGATGGCAATTTGGTGGGTAACCGAGATTATTCCTATAGCTGCTACTGCTCTACTGCCTATTGTTCTTTTTCCTCTAAGCGGAGTGCTAGATTTAGGCCTTACTACTGCCTCTTACGGCCATAAATATGTTTTTTTATATATGGGAGGTTTTATACTTGCAGTAGCCATAGAAAAATGGAATTTACACCGCCGAATCGCCCTTAATATCATTAACCTTATTGGGACGAATATTAAGTATATCATTTTGGGTTTTATGTTGGCTACCGCATTTTTATCGATGTGGATTTCTAACACCGCAACTTCTGTAATGATGCTTCCTATAGGAACTGCTATAATAAATCAACTAAAGGACAACCCAGACACTAGTGAAAATGAAAGCAAATTATTTGGAAAAGCTCTTATGTTAGCTATTGCTTACAGTGCTTCTATAGGTGGGATTGGAACTTTAATTGGTACGCCGCCTAACCTCGTTTTTGCCGGCATTATTGAAGAACTGTATAGGATTGAAATAAGCTTTTTAAAATGGGCTCTTTTAGGGATTCCAATCTCGATTCTTCTTTTAGCTTTTTGCTGGAAATACCTTACCAGCTTTGCTTTTAGCTTTAAACAAACCGAATTTCCAGGAGGGAAATCTGAAATTAAAAAATTATTAAGCGAGCTCGGAAATATTAGCTTGCAAGAAAAAAGAGTTTTAATCATTTTTGTACTTACTGCTATTTGCTGGATCACACGCTCGTTTTTCCTAGATAATTTTCTACCAAATATCGATGATACTATTATTGCAATGGCTGCAGCAATTTGTTTATTCCTGGTTCCCTCTGGTAAAAATAAGGAAAAGCAAAAGCGCCTTTTAAACTGGGAAGAAGCCATTAAGATACCATGGGGAATTATACTATTATTTGGGGGTGGCATGGCTTTGGCAAGAGCTTTTGATAATACGGGATTGGCCAACTGGATCGGGGAGCAACTGGTTAATTTAGAGAATTTACCCCTATTTATCCTCTTATTAATATTGGTAAGCGCCATGAACTTTTTAACTGAAGTTACTTCAAATACAGCTACAACCGCAATGTTATTACCTATTTTAGCGCCAATGGCCCTAGCTCTAAACCTGCATCCTTATATGTTAATGGTAGGAGCCACGTTGGCGGCAAGTTGTGCTTTTATGCTTCCCGTAGCAACACCACCAAATGCCGTGGTTTTTGGATCTGGACATCTAAAAATTGCCGATATGATGAAAACAGGTTTTTGGCTGAACATCGTTTCGATTATCCTAATTAGTCTTATTGTTTACTTTATTTTACCATTATTATGGGATTTTGACCCTTTTACCATACCGAAGGTTTTTAAGTAG
- a CDS encoding GLPGLI family protein, with amino-acid sequence MKNKFIFILAFLMLSAFPLQAQNKLNYRVSYELTYKLDSTDLESSKSEVMWLFANNDSSLFISRGAALKDSIKKNVIAAEIGSEKWRSKMEAAKTEFEYRIFKNKAENKIGYGIKLLSDKLYYSNSLDQIKWEIQANAKDIAGYNAQKATTSFAGRDYIAWFTPEIPLTDGPYKFAGLPGLILELQDTEAEYFFKFAGFEKLANPLEYEIFPEKYKEVKKKELLDLVETYEKDPISYVNNYVGSGGTTVRVEIVGDEKKDYLRKHRAELARKNNPIELEK; translated from the coding sequence ATGAAAAATAAATTTATCTTCATTTTAGCTTTTTTAATGCTAAGTGCTTTTCCACTCCAAGCTCAAAATAAACTTAACTATCGAGTGAGCTATGAACTTACTTATAAATTAGATTCAACAGATTTAGAATCCAGTAAATCTGAAGTGATGTGGCTTTTCGCAAATAATGATTCGTCTTTATTTATAAGTAGAGGAGCAGCACTAAAAGATTCCATAAAAAAGAATGTGATTGCTGCCGAGATTGGATCTGAAAAGTGGCGAAGTAAAATGGAAGCTGCTAAAACCGAATTTGAATATCGAATTTTCAAAAATAAAGCTGAAAATAAAATTGGATACGGAATTAAGCTTTTAAGCGATAAACTTTACTATTCAAACTCTTTAGATCAAATAAAATGGGAAATACAGGCTAACGCTAAAGATATCGCTGGCTACAACGCACAAAAAGCGACAACAAGTTTTGCTGGTAGAGATTATATCGCTTGGTTTACTCCGGAAATTCCACTTACCGATGGCCCTTATAAATTTGCAGGTTTACCGGGACTGATATTAGAATTGCAGGATACCGAAGCTGAATATTTTTTTAAGTTCGCTGGTTTTGAGAAGCTTGCCAATCCTCTAGAGTACGAGATCTTTCCTGAAAAATATAAAGAAGTTAAGAAAAAAGAACTTTTAGATTTAGTAGAAACTTATGAAAAGGATCCTATAAGTTATGTAAATAATTATGTGGGCTCGGGTGGTACAACTGTACGTGTTGAGATCGTTGGAGATGAAAAAAAAGACTATCTTAGAAAGCATCGAGCAGAACTGGCTAGAAAAAATAATCCTATAGAACTAGAAAAATGA
- a CDS encoding GLPGLI family protein has product MRSLFILVFILCLENVVAQNSYSYKATYQLKYQEDSTDLNSIKSETVLLYLGEGVSRYSSLGKAVEDSLTATLDPRNKSMAEFYRIRSLTPETDFHYKIFKNYNDNELILAEKVFKDKLKYKKTLNPIDWEIEQETKEILGYKVQKALGSFAGRNYEAWFAPELPFLDGPYKFGGLPGLILEISDTKNHYRFSIMEFQELKKIVSKTLNLDDYKEVSQRDLDQVRGDYKRDPLTAMTNGGVTIHWKDGQEEEAKRKFQKRHKKQNNPIEL; this is encoded by the coding sequence ATGAGAAGTCTTTTTATCCTTGTATTTATACTTTGCTTAGAAAATGTAGTGGCGCAAAATTCATATTCCTATAAAGCTACGTATCAACTCAAATATCAGGAAGATTCTACCGATTTGAATAGCATAAAATCTGAAACTGTTTTACTTTATTTAGGGGAAGGTGTGTCCCGGTATTCAAGTCTAGGTAAGGCTGTTGAAGATTCTTTAACCGCAACTTTAGATCCTAGAAATAAAAGTATGGCTGAATTTTATAGAATTAGAAGTCTAACTCCAGAAACCGATTTTCACTATAAGATCTTCAAAAATTACAATGATAACGAGCTTATTTTAGCCGAAAAGGTTTTTAAGGATAAACTGAAATATAAAAAAACTTTAAATCCCATCGACTGGGAAATAGAGCAAGAAACAAAAGAAATTTTAGGATATAAAGTTCAAAAAGCTTTAGGCTCTTTTGCCGGCAGAAATTACGAAGCCTGGTTTGCGCCAGAGCTTCCATTTTTAGACGGTCCTTATAAATTTGGAGGTTTGCCGGGACTTATTTTGGAGATTTCAGACACTAAAAATCATTATCGTTTTAGCATAATGGAATTTCAGGAGTTAAAAAAAATAGTGTCTAAAACATTGAATTTGGATGATTATAAAGAAGTTTCTCAGCGAGATCTCGATCAGGTTCGTGGTGATTATAAAAGAGATCCACTTACTGCAATGACCAACGGCGGTGTGACCATTCATTGGAAAGATGGGCAGGAAGAAGAAGCCAAAAGGAAATTCCAGAAGAGACATAAAAAGCAAAATAATCCAATTGAACTTTAG
- a CDS encoding beta-galactosidase, with protein sequence MRILSNLIVLFCLVGFSMQAQKEVFKIEDGNFQYKGEPIHIYSGEMHYSRIPKPYWRHRMKMVKAMGLNAITTYVFWNYHNTAPGEWDWKSGNKNLQEYIKMAEEEGLFVIVRPGPYVCAEWEFGGYPWWLQKNPELKIRQNNQAFLDSCRTYINELATQIKPLQVNKGGNVIMVQAENEFGSFVSQREDIAAEDHKAYKQKIFKMLKESGLEEPFFTSDGTWLFEGGAVEGALPTANGENNVNNLKKAVDKYHHNEGPYMVAEFYPGWLDHWAEPFTRIGADAIAKQTEVYLKNEVDFNFYMVHGGTNFAFTSGANYNEDHDIQPDITSYDYDAPISEPGWVTPKYTAIRELMKKYVAYDIPEIPQQIPVIAIAEIKLNKKQSALKMIKESEPVVADAPMSFEALNQGYGYVLYRKKFTQPINGKLQIPGLRDFATVYVNGKYVGKLNRMNNEYEMDIKIPFNGSLEILVENMGRINYGAKMTENKKGIISAVSINDYEISGGWEMYKAPFEQAPQVKASEEIKEKLPVVYSGNFDLDEIGDTFLDMQEWGKGIVFINGHNLGRYWKVGPQQTMYLPGCWLKEKGNEITIFEQLNEDSKSTISGLVKPILESLSQ encoded by the coding sequence ATGCGAATTTTATCGAATCTTATTGTTCTTTTTTGTCTTGTAGGTTTTAGCATGCAGGCACAAAAAGAAGTGTTTAAAATTGAAGATGGTAATTTTCAGTATAAAGGAGAGCCTATTCATATTTACTCGGGAGAAATGCATTACAGCAGAATTCCTAAACCTTATTGGCGCCATAGGATGAAGATGGTAAAAGCTATGGGTTTAAATGCAATTACCACTTATGTTTTTTGGAATTATCATAATACCGCACCGGGAGAATGGGATTGGAAGTCGGGGAATAAAAATCTTCAAGAATATATAAAAATGGCTGAAGAAGAAGGGCTATTTGTAATTGTACGTCCCGGCCCATATGTGTGTGCCGAGTGGGAATTTGGCGGATATCCGTGGTGGCTTCAGAAGAATCCCGAACTTAAAATTCGTCAAAATAACCAAGCATTTTTAGATTCTTGCCGAACTTATATTAATGAGTTGGCTACGCAAATTAAACCACTTCAGGTAAATAAAGGCGGAAACGTAATCATGGTTCAGGCTGAAAACGAATTTGGCTCTTTTGTGTCACAACGAGAAGATATTGCTGCGGAAGATCATAAAGCTTATAAACAAAAGATTTTTAAAATGCTGAAGGAATCTGGTTTAGAAGAACCGTTTTTTACTTCAGATGGAACCTGGCTTTTTGAAGGTGGCGCTGTAGAAGGTGCATTGCCAACTGCCAATGGTGAGAATAATGTAAACAATCTTAAAAAAGCGGTAGATAAATATCATCATAATGAAGGCCCCTATATGGTAGCCGAATTTTATCCCGGTTGGTTAGATCATTGGGCAGAACCTTTTACAAGAATCGGAGCCGATGCGATTGCTAAGCAAACAGAAGTGTATCTTAAAAACGAGGTAGATTTCAATTTTTATATGGTTCACGGCGGAACAAATTTTGCGTTTACCAGTGGTGCCAATTATAACGAAGATCATGATATTCAGCCAGATATTACCAGCTACGATTATGATGCGCCAATTTCTGAACCGGGTTGGGTAACGCCAAAATATACCGCGATTAGAGAATTGATGAAGAAGTACGTAGCATACGATATTCCTGAAATTCCGCAGCAAATTCCTGTTATTGCGATAGCTGAAATTAAACTGAATAAGAAGCAAAGTGCTTTGAAGATGATTAAAGAATCTGAACCTGTTGTTGCTGATGCACCGATGAGTTTTGAAGCATTAAATCAGGGTTATGGCTATGTGTTGTATCGTAAAAAATTTACGCAGCCTATTAACGGGAAATTACAAATCCCTGGCTTACGAGATTTTGCAACAGTTTATGTGAATGGAAAATATGTAGGTAAGCTTAACCGTATGAATAACGAATACGAGATGGATATTAAAATTCCGTTTAACGGAAGTTTAGAAATTCTTGTAGAAAATATGGGACGAATTAATTACGGGGCAAAAATGACCGAAAATAAAAAAGGAATCATCAGCGCTGTAAGCATTAATGATTACGAAATTTCTGGCGGATGGGAAATGTACAAAGCGCCATTCGAGCAAGCACCGCAAGTAAAGGCTTCCGAAGAAATAAAAGAAAAATTACCGGTCGTGTATTCGGGGAATTTCGATCTAGATGAGATTGGAGATACTTTCTTGGACATGCAGGAGTGGGGAAAAGGAATTGTTTTTATTAACGGACATAATTTAGGTAGATACTGGAAAGTTGGTCCACAGCAAACGATGTATTTACCGGGATGTTGGTTAAAAGAAAAAGGTAACGAAATTACCATTTTTGAGCAGCTTAATGAAGATTCAAAATCGACAATTTCAGGTTTAGTGAAGCCGATTTTGGAAAGCTTGTCTCAATAA
- a CDS encoding copper homeostasis protein CutC, producing MTNFKKEACVESLEEALKAEACGADRIELCANLALDGITPDRNVIQPTKEQLQIPIRVMIRPRAGDFVYSEDEFLRMKKDIEFCQQVGVEGVVFGILNEDKTLDIERISDLVEAAKPLKVVIHKAIDDTPDILKATEDLVKIDGISTILTSGGKTTAKEGISTLKEMLAIADKKLEIMPAGRITSSNLGEMHKCIGARAYHGRQIVGVF from the coding sequence ATGACCAATTTTAAAAAAGAAGCCTGTGTAGAATCTTTAGAAGAAGCTTTAAAAGCTGAAGCGTGTGGTGCAGATCGAATTGAATTATGCGCAAACTTAGCTTTAGATGGAATTACTCCTGATAGAAATGTAATTCAGCCGACAAAAGAGCAGTTGCAGATTCCAATTCGAGTTATGATTCGCCCTCGCGCAGGAGATTTTGTGTATTCTGAAGATGAATTTTTAAGAATGAAGAAGGATATTGAATTTTGCCAGCAAGTTGGAGTAGAAGGAGTGGTCTTTGGAATTTTAAATGAAGATAAAACACTGGATATTGAACGAATTTCTGATTTAGTTGAAGCTGCAAAGCCTTTAAAAGTTGTAATCCACAAAGCGATCGATGATACTCCGGATATTTTAAAAGCAACTGAAGATTTAGTTAAAATCGATGGAATTTCTACGATTTTGACTTCAGGAGGAAAAACGACCGCGAAAGAAGGAATTTCAACTTTGAAAGAAATGCTTGCAATTGCAGATAAAAAGCTGGAAATCATGCCCGCTGGAAGAATTACTAGTAGCAATTTAGGCGAAATGCATAAATGTATCGGTGCAAGAGCTTATCATGGGCGTCAAATTGTTGGTGTGTTTTAA
- a CDS encoding carboxypeptidase-like regulatory domain-containing protein — protein MKRSAKALFLILLICVAFTGYSQTEITGQVLDDNSKKLSGATVMISKDSVSSILAYGISDSDGKFQVRVKSESESLFLKVSYIGFSTFKKTIQNKKQALQVKLSPSSEALKEVIVKSEILQQRGDTLSFSVAAFKDKNDRVIADILKKLPGIDIRPNGQIFYKDEPIQKYYIEGLDLLEGRYNLANNNLSANAVSKVEILENHQPVKVLDSLEFSERASINIKLKKEVTVSGTATAGIGAAPLLWQTKITPMIFTKKQQAILTYQSNNTGNDVSGEIRNFSIRFVGAEFDIDKTDWLSIQNVSEPPFSSQRWLDNNVHLGSANILQRIKKDRDLKLNISYLNDYQQQDGRTQTRYFTPTDTIDVIENTSNDIFLSKLEGQLTFENNADKNYLKNQLEFNGSWNANRGLIDRSNTQIKQQLDNPFFGIKNDLRLLRTVGKQLITFTSNTGFTETNQDLLVQPGQFETIFNDGDSYGEIQQLVSARKWYTNNSAGFTKALGKFTISPKFGFSIQNQQLETDIFLEDGVEVLDTDFKNRTKFVQSSVYFKNYFRFKNKDETWNLSLSTPLAFKSFDLEDDNFKEKRNLDRLVFEPRFSVDKKLSAFWEVDASAGLRYDFGEIQQLYYGFLLNGYRNLNRYEAPISEKTRQDYSAGLAYRNPLKQLFLNASYSYNYTENNLLYSSTIGENGATILEAIESENTFDAHSFSAGGSKYFRKIKTTVKLNASYNLSTRQQLLNNTLAEVNTQSFVLRGSVDAEVSSWLIANYSGNFSTFTSGFGGNDFQQIETHQHTADLYFYPKDNQYLSISGEYYGNSLSENGDNYFLNLGYQFTFEKPKMDLNISWRNILNTDQFINASNNQYYYVQSSYRLRPSQVMATLKFTL, from the coding sequence TTGAAAAGATCAGCAAAAGCTTTATTCTTAATACTATTAATATGCGTTGCCTTTACAGGCTATTCTCAAACTGAAATTACCGGGCAGGTTTTAGACGATAACAGTAAAAAGCTTAGCGGTGCAACGGTGATGATCAGCAAAGATTCGGTTTCTTCGATATTAGCTTATGGTATTTCAGATTCCGATGGAAAATTTCAAGTCAGGGTTAAAAGCGAATCAGAATCTTTGTTTTTAAAAGTTTCCTATATTGGTTTTAGCACGTTTAAAAAAACGATTCAGAATAAAAAGCAGGCACTACAAGTCAAACTTTCGCCTTCTTCAGAAGCTTTAAAAGAAGTTATCGTGAAATCTGAAATTTTACAGCAGCGCGGCGATACACTTAGCTTTTCGGTAGCTGCTTTTAAAGATAAAAATGATCGTGTAATAGCTGATATCTTGAAGAAATTACCGGGAATCGATATTCGGCCAAACGGACAGATTTTTTATAAAGACGAGCCTATCCAGAAATATTATATCGAAGGTTTAGATCTTTTAGAAGGTCGCTATAATTTGGCTAATAATAATCTTTCAGCGAATGCAGTTTCTAAAGTTGAAATTCTGGAAAATCATCAGCCGGTAAAGGTTTTGGATAGTTTAGAATTTTCAGAGCGCGCTTCTATAAATATCAAGCTTAAAAAAGAGGTTACGGTTAGCGGAACGGCGACTGCCGGAATTGGCGCTGCGCCTTTACTTTGGCAAACTAAAATAACGCCAATGATTTTTACTAAAAAGCAGCAGGCCATCCTTACTTATCAAAGTAATAATACCGGGAACGATGTATCTGGCGAGATTCGCAATTTTTCTATCCGTTTTGTTGGAGCAGAGTTTGATATCGATAAAACCGATTGGCTTTCGATACAAAATGTATCTGAGCCACCATTCTCATCACAGCGCTGGCTTGACAATAATGTTCATTTAGGTTCAGCAAACATCTTACAGCGTATAAAAAAAGATAGGGATCTAAAACTGAATATTTCTTATCTTAACGATTACCAACAGCAGGATGGACGTACGCAAACTCGGTATTTTACTCCTACCGATACGATTGATGTGATTGAAAACACCAGTAACGATATTTTTTTAAGCAAGTTAGAAGGACAACTTACCTTCGAGAATAATGCTGATAAAAATTATCTGAAAAATCAATTGGAATTTAATGGTTCTTGGAATGCTAATCGTGGGCTAATCGATCGTTCTAATACACAAATAAAACAGCAGTTGGATAATCCTTTCTTCGGAATAAAAAACGATCTTCGCCTGCTTAGAACTGTCGGTAAACAATTAATTACTTTTACTTCAAACACCGGCTTTACGGAAACCAATCAAGATCTGCTGGTGCAACCGGGGCAATTTGAGACTATTTTTAATGATGGCGATTCTTATGGCGAAATTCAGCAATTGGTATCAGCAAGAAAATGGTATACCAATAATTCAGCTGGTTTTACCAAAGCGCTTGGCAAATTTACGATATCGCCAAAATTTGGATTTTCTATTCAAAATCAACAATTAGAGACCGATATTTTTCTGGAAGATGGGGTAGAGGTTTTAGATACTGATTTTAAAAACCGAACCAAATTTGTACAGTCTTCAGTATATTTCAAAAACTATTTCAGATTTAAAAATAAAGATGAAACCTGGAATTTGAGTTTAAGTACGCCGTTAGCGTTTAAAAGTTTCGATCTTGAAGATGATAACTTTAAAGAAAAAAGAAATTTAGATCGATTGGTTTTCGAGCCCAGGTTTTCTGTGGATAAAAAACTTTCAGCCTTTTGGGAAGTAGATGCTTCAGCAGGATTGCGTTATGATTTTGGTGAAATTCAACAATTATACTACGGATTTTTGCTGAATGGCTATCGAAATTTGAATCGGTATGAGGCGCCAATTTCAGAAAAAACACGACAGGATTATAGTGCGGGACTGGCTTATCGAAATCCGTTAAAACAATTGTTTTTAAACGCTTCGTATTCTTATAATTATACTGAAAATAATTTATTATATAGTTCTACTATTGGTGAAAATGGAGCTACAATTTTAGAAGCAATAGAAAGCGAAAATACGTTTGATGCTCATAGTTTTAGTGCCGGCGGGAGTAAGTATTTCAGAAAAATAAAAACAACAGTAAAACTGAATGCTTCTTATAATTTGTCGACACGCCAACAACTTTTAAATAATACGCTAGCCGAGGTAAATACGCAAAGTTTTGTTTTAAGAGGAAGTGTAGATGCTGAGGTTAGCAGTTGGTTAATTGCAAATTATTCGGGTAATTTCTCAACGTTTACTTCGGGTTTTGGGGGCAACGATTTTCAGCAAATAGAAACGCATCAGCATACTGCAGATCTTTACTTTTATCCAAAAGACAATCAATACTTAAGTATAAGCGGTGAATATTATGGCAATTCTTTATCTGAAAATGGCGATAATTATTTTTTGAACCTGGGTTATCAGTTTACTTTTGAAAAACCAAAAATGGATTTAAATATTAGTTGGCGAAATATCCTGAATACCGATCAATTTATAAACGCCAGTAATAACCAGTATTATTACGTACAAAGTAGTTATCGCTTGCGCCCGTCTCAGGTAATGGCCACTTTAAAGTTTACGCTTTAA
- a CDS encoding sialidase family protein, translating to MRTICIICFVLSFLNIKAQEDVKFEVLESGFIYTEANFPSAHASTIEELENGDLIAAWFGGTHERHPDVSIYTSIKTTTGWSSPRKVADGFENDTLKYPTWNPVLVNIRENLFLFYKIGPSPSTWWGAYKTSKDQGKTWSDKILLPEGILGPIKNKPIQLENGRIVSPSSIELQDGAVWHSHMEISDDLGKTWRKIPINHDSDSKVIQPTIIQLKNGDLKAFFRSDQDVVLESFSKDNGETWSKFMESELANPNSGIDAVRLKNGGFLMVYNPMASGDDWWDGRSKLNLAYSKDGKHWQDVLKLENEEEGEFSYPAIIQAENGEILITYTYDRKRIKYFKLKRIN from the coding sequence ATGAGAACCATTTGTATCATTTGTTTTGTATTATCTTTTCTGAATATAAAAGCTCAGGAAGATGTGAAATTTGAAGTTTTAGAATCGGGTTTTATTTATACGGAAGCGAATTTTCCCAGCGCTCACGCATCTACTATCGAAGAATTAGAAAATGGCGATCTTATTGCAGCCTGGTTTGGTGGCACGCACGAAAGACATCCAGATGTGAGTATTTATACCAGTATAAAAACTACAACCGGTTGGTCTTCTCCTAGAAAGGTAGCCGATGGTTTTGAAAATGATACGCTTAAATATCCAACCTGGAATCCTGTTTTAGTCAATATTCGTGAAAATTTATTCCTTTTTTATAAGATTGGACCATCACCTTCTACCTGGTGGGGCGCTTATAAAACTTCAAAAGATCAGGGAAAGACGTGGAGCGATAAAATCTTGTTGCCTGAAGGAATACTGGGACCAATAAAAAATAAGCCAATACAACTAGAAAATGGGCGAATTGTTAGTCCGTCGAGCATAGAACTTCAAGACGGTGCCGTTTGGCATTCACACATGGAAATTTCAGATGATCTTGGGAAAACCTGGAGGAAGATTCCTATCAATCACGATTCAGATTCTAAAGTGATTCAGCCTACAATCATTCAGCTAAAAAATGGTGATCTAAAAGCATTTTTCAGAAGTGATCAAGATGTTGTTTTAGAAAGTTTCAGCAAGGATAATGGCGAAACCTGGAGCAAATTTATGGAATCTGAATTAGCGAATCCAAATTCAGGAATCGATGCTGTACGTCTAAAAAACGGCGGATTTTTAATGGTTTATAATCCTATGGCCAGTGGAGACGACTGGTGGGATGGTAGAAGTAAATTGAATTTAGCGTATTCTAAAGATGGAAAGCATTGGCAGGACGTTTTAAAACTCGAAAATGAGGAAGAAGGCGAGTTTAGTTACCCGGCAATAATTCAGGCTGAAAATGGCGAAATTCTTATTACTTATACGTACGATAGGAAGAGGATTAAGTATTTTAAGTTGAAACGAATAAATTAA
- a CDS encoding GLPGLI family protein yields MKFKIGLILLLFFFKITAQEKPKRKFNYKATYQLEYQEDSTDQNSIKSETGVLYLGEGISRYSSLGKAVKDSLENMPNPKRMRMDEYNKMTDFKSKIFKNYQNNELVLAEKVFQYDLKYKQDLKQIDWEIEPEKKEILGFSVQKATGSFAGRNYIAWFTPELPFSDGPYKFNGLPGLIVEISDQKNHYHFILTGFQELEKPVAILLNLDSYKTVSQEELDQVRDDYNRDPIGTMEKAGVVFGWSEKDEAKQKKELTKKYKKRNNPIELQ; encoded by the coding sequence ATGAAATTCAAAATAGGTCTAATATTGCTATTATTTTTTTTTAAGATTACAGCACAGGAGAAACCGAAAAGAAAATTCAATTATAAAGCAACTTATCAACTCGAATATCAGGAAGATTCTACCGATCAAAATTCAATAAAATCTGAAACCGGTGTGCTTTATTTAGGAGAAGGAATATCTCGATATTCAAGTTTAGGTAAAGCGGTTAAAGATTCTTTAGAGAATATGCCTAATCCTAAAAGGATGAGGATGGACGAGTACAATAAAATGACCGATTTTAAATCTAAAATCTTTAAAAATTACCAGAATAACGAACTTGTTTTAGCCGAAAAAGTTTTTCAATATGATTTGAAATATAAGCAGGATCTAAAACAAATCGATTGGGAAATTGAGCCAGAGAAAAAAGAAATTTTAGGCTTTAGCGTTCAGAAGGCGACGGGCTCTTTTGCCGGTAGAAATTATATCGCCTGGTTTACTCCAGAATTACCATTTTCTGATGGCCCTTATAAGTTTAATGGTTTGCCTGGGCTTATTGTAGAGATTTCAGACCAAAAAAATCATTATCATTTTATTCTTACCGGATTTCAGGAATTAGAAAAACCGGTAGCTATACTATTGAATCTTGATAGTTATAAAACTGTTTCTCAGGAAGAACTTGATCAGGTTCGAGACGATTATAACCGCGATCCAATTGGAACAATGGAAAAGGCAGGAGTTGTTTTTGGTTGGAGTGAAAAAGATGAAGCTAAACAAAAAAAGGAACTCACTAAAAAGTATAAAAAACGAAATAATCCTATTGAACTTCAATAA